Proteins co-encoded in one Streptomyces roseochromogenus subsp. oscitans DS 12.976 genomic window:
- the recQ gene encoding DNA helicase RecQ — protein MSATGGISEMPQVTEGPGAADSEALATLHRVFGYEAFRGEQGAIIEHVVAGGDAVVLMPTGGGKSLCYQIPALVRPGTGVVISPLIALMQDQVDALRALGVRAGFINSTQDFDERRVVEAEFLAGELDLLYLAPERLRLDTSLDLLSRGKISVFAIDEAHCVSQWGHDFRPDYLALSLLGERWPDVPRIALTATATRATHEEITQRLNLPTARHFVANFDRPNIQYRIVPKADPRKQLLAFLREEHAGDAGIVYCLSRNSVERTAEFLTANGIEAVPYHAGLDAGMRAAHQSRFLREEGLVVVATIAFGMGIDKPDVRFVAHFDLPKSIEGYYQETGRAGRDGLPSTAWMAYGLNDVIQQRKLIQSGEGDEAFRRRAAAHLDAMLALCETAQCRRGQLLAYFGQDPDAAGCGNCDTCLTPPETWDGTIAAQKVLSTVVRLQRERGQKFGAVQIVDILLGKRTGKVIQCDHDQLSVFGIGTDLTETEWRGVVRQLLAQGLLAVEGEYGTLALTEASGTVLRSEREVPLRKEPKKPAISRSRSTGASGGDRKAKAAAAELPGELLPAFEALRAWRAEQAREQGVPAYVIFHDATLREIVSRRPASVRELGTVSGVGEKKLATYGEGVLAVLASLDGPAPAAGDAQDADWPEPDEEPEPDDWI, from the coding sequence ATGAGCGCGACGGGCGGGATCAGCGAGATGCCACAGGTGACCGAGGGGCCGGGTGCGGCCGACAGCGAGGCGCTGGCCACGCTGCACCGGGTCTTCGGATACGAGGCCTTCCGGGGCGAGCAGGGAGCGATCATCGAGCATGTGGTGGCGGGCGGAGACGCCGTCGTCCTCATGCCCACCGGCGGCGGCAAGTCGCTGTGCTATCAGATCCCGGCCCTGGTCAGACCCGGTACAGGCGTGGTGATCTCCCCGCTGATCGCCCTGATGCAGGACCAGGTGGACGCCCTGCGCGCCCTCGGCGTGCGGGCCGGCTTCATCAACTCCACGCAGGACTTCGACGAGCGGCGCGTCGTCGAGGCCGAGTTCCTGGCCGGCGAGCTGGACCTGCTGTATCTGGCACCCGAGCGGCTGCGCCTGGACACCTCCCTCGACCTGCTCTCGCGCGGCAAGATCTCGGTCTTCGCGATCGACGAGGCGCACTGCGTGTCCCAGTGGGGCCACGACTTCCGCCCCGACTATCTCGCCCTGTCCCTCCTCGGTGAGCGCTGGCCGGACGTCCCGCGGATCGCCCTCACCGCCACGGCCACTCGCGCCACGCACGAGGAGATCACCCAACGGCTGAACCTGCCGACGGCCCGCCACTTCGTCGCCAACTTCGACCGGCCCAACATCCAGTACCGGATCGTGCCCAAGGCCGACCCCAGGAAGCAGCTGCTCGCCTTCCTCAGGGAGGAGCACGCGGGCGACGCGGGGATCGTCTACTGCCTCTCCCGGAACTCGGTGGAGCGGACGGCCGAGTTCCTGACCGCCAACGGCATCGAGGCGGTGCCGTATCACGCGGGCCTGGACGCGGGCATGCGTGCCGCGCACCAGTCGCGGTTCCTGCGCGAGGAGGGCCTGGTCGTGGTGGCGACCATTGCCTTCGGCATGGGCATCGACAAGCCGGACGTACGGTTCGTCGCCCACTTCGACCTGCCGAAGTCGATCGAGGGCTACTACCAGGAGACCGGCCGCGCGGGCCGCGACGGGCTTCCGTCCACGGCCTGGATGGCGTACGGCCTGAACGACGTCATACAGCAGCGCAAGCTGATCCAGTCCGGCGAGGGCGACGAGGCGTTCCGCCGCCGGGCCGCCGCTCACCTCGACGCCATGCTCGCGCTGTGCGAGACGGCCCAGTGCCGCCGTGGCCAGCTGCTCGCCTACTTCGGCCAGGACCCCGATGCGGCGGGCTGCGGCAACTGCGACACCTGCCTCACCCCGCCGGAGACCTGGGACGGCACGATCGCAGCGCAGAAGGTGCTGTCGACGGTGGTACGGCTGCAGCGCGAGCGCGGGCAGAAGTTCGGCGCCGTACAGATCGTCGACATCCTGCTCGGCAAGCGCACCGGCAAGGTCATCCAGTGCGACCACGACCAGCTGTCCGTCTTCGGTATCGGAACCGACCTCACCGAAACCGAGTGGCGGGGCGTCGTCCGGCAGCTGCTGGCGCAGGGACTGCTCGCGGTGGAGGGGGAGTACGGCACTCTGGCGCTCACCGAGGCGAGCGGCACCGTACTGCGGAGCGAACGGGAGGTGCCGCTGCGCAAGGAGCCGAAGAAGCCGGCCATCTCGCGGTCGCGCTCCACCGGCGCCTCCGGTGGCGACCGCAAGGCCAAGGCCGCCGCGGCCGAGCTGCCCGGCGAACTGCTGCCCGCCTTCGAGGCACTGCGCGCCTGGCGAGCCGAACAGGCTCGTGAACAGGGCGTACCGGCGTACGTCATCTTCCACGACGCCACGCTGCGGGAGATCGTCAGCCGTCGCCCCGCTTCGGTACGTGAGCTCGGCACGGTGAGCGGTGTCGGCGAGAAGAAGCTGGCGACGTACGGCGAGGGCGTGCTGGCCGTGCTGGCCTCCCTGGACGGGCCGGCCCCGGCTGCCGGCGACGCGCAGGACGCCGACTGGCCGGAGCCGGACGAGGAGCCGGAGCCCGACGACTGGATATAG
- a CDS encoding Uma2 family endonuclease, with translation MSVAPKASASSWPMPPKGGWTADDLDRLPNLPPHTELIDGSLVFVSPQTIFHERTIDYFKWQLQSLAPEEFEVFREFTIDLDRQNRPEPDVVVVQADVVEDPYQTRFPVESVVLAIEVVSEDSVSRDRETKPLKYARAKIPHYWRVENEKGRAAVHVFELEPTTGTYTSTGIFRERMKLDVPFPVDLDLTQIKARRDRS, from the coding sequence ATGAGCGTCGCACCGAAGGCGTCCGCGTCCAGCTGGCCGATGCCGCCGAAGGGCGGCTGGACCGCCGACGACCTGGACCGCCTCCCGAATCTTCCTCCGCACACGGAATTGATCGACGGGAGCCTGGTCTTCGTGAGCCCGCAGACCATCTTTCACGAGCGCACCATCGACTACTTCAAGTGGCAGCTCCAGTCGCTGGCACCTGAGGAGTTCGAGGTGTTCCGCGAGTTCACCATCGACCTGGACCGCCAGAACCGGCCCGAACCAGACGTGGTCGTCGTGCAGGCGGACGTGGTGGAGGACCCGTACCAGACCCGCTTCCCGGTGGAATCGGTCGTCCTGGCCATCGAGGTCGTCTCCGAGGACTCCGTCTCCCGCGACCGCGAGACCAAGCCGCTGAAGTACGCCCGAGCCAAGATCCCCCACTACTGGCGGGTCGAGAACGAGAAGGGCCGGGCTGCGGTGCACGTCTTCGAGCTGGAGCCGACGACCGGCACCTACACCAGCACCGGCATCTTCCGCGAGCGTATGAAGCTGGACGTGCCGTTCCCGGTGGACCTCGACCTGACACAGATCAAGGCGCGCCGCGACAGGAGTTAG
- the nuoN gene encoding NADH-quinone oxidoreductase subunit NuoN, whose translation MSTTAVHSLWTTAADPISKIPAPKIEYGQLSPTLIVAGAALVGVLIEAFFPRKSRYYSQVFVSVVALCAAFAAVVALAADGYGTTKAHIAAMGAIAVDGPSLFLQGTILLAGLIALFTFAERRLDPAAHGNRVDSFAAQAASVPGSDSEKAAVKAGFTTTEAFPLLLFAIAGMLVFPSANDLLTLFVALEVFSLPLYLLCALARRKRLMSQEAAVKYFLLGAFASAFTLFGIALLYGYAGSVSYARIAQVVDGTVTNVDPALANTMGNDALLLLGSALIVMGLLFKVGAVPFHMWTPDVYQGAPTPVTGFMAAATKVAAFGALLRLLYVVLPGMRWDWRPVMWAVAIITMLGGAIVAITQTDIKRLLAYSSIAHAGFILAGVIATSKEGVSSVLFYLAGYSFVTIGAFAVVTLVRDAGGEATHLSKWAGLGRRSPLVAAVFAVFLLAFAGIPLTSGFAGKFAVFKAAADGGAAPLVVVGVISSAIAAFFYIRVIVLMFFSEPRPEGPTVAVPSPLTMAAIAMGVAVTLVLGVAPQYFLNLASQAGVFVR comes from the coding sequence GTGAGCACAACAGCCGTCCACAGCCTGTGGACAACCGCGGCCGACCCGATCTCGAAGATCCCGGCACCGAAGATCGAATACGGACAATTGTCGCCGACGCTGATCGTCGCCGGTGCGGCACTGGTCGGCGTGCTGATCGAGGCGTTCTTCCCACGCAAGTCCCGTTACTACTCACAGGTGTTCGTGTCCGTCGTGGCCCTGTGCGCTGCGTTCGCCGCGGTCGTCGCGCTCGCGGCCGACGGCTACGGCACCACGAAGGCGCACATCGCGGCGATGGGCGCGATCGCGGTCGACGGACCGTCCCTGTTCCTGCAGGGCACGATCCTGCTGGCCGGTCTGATCGCCCTGTTCACCTTCGCCGAGCGGCGCCTGGACCCGGCCGCGCACGGCAACCGCGTCGACTCCTTCGCCGCGCAGGCCGCCTCGGTACCGGGCAGCGACAGCGAGAAAGCCGCGGTGAAGGCCGGCTTCACCACCACCGAGGCCTTCCCGCTCCTCCTCTTCGCGATCGCCGGCATGCTGGTGTTTCCCTCGGCCAACGACCTGCTGACGCTGTTCGTGGCCCTGGAGGTCTTCTCCCTGCCGCTGTACCTGCTGTGCGCGCTGGCCCGCCGCAAGCGGCTGATGTCGCAGGAAGCCGCGGTCAAGTACTTCCTGCTCGGCGCCTTCGCCTCCGCCTTCACCCTGTTCGGCATCGCCCTGCTGTACGGCTACGCGGGCTCGGTGTCGTACGCGCGCATCGCCCAGGTCGTCGACGGCACGGTCACCAACGTCGACCCTGCGCTGGCCAACACCATGGGCAACGACGCACTGCTGCTCCTCGGCAGCGCCCTGATCGTGATGGGCCTGCTGTTCAAGGTGGGCGCGGTGCCGTTCCACATGTGGACGCCGGATGTCTACCAGGGCGCTCCGACGCCCGTGACCGGCTTCATGGCCGCGGCGACGAAGGTGGCCGCGTTCGGCGCGCTGCTGCGCCTGCTGTACGTCGTCCTGCCGGGCATGCGCTGGGACTGGCGGCCGGTCATGTGGGCGGTGGCGATCATCACCATGCTCGGCGGTGCGATCGTCGCGATCACGCAGACCGACATCAAACGGCTGCTGGCGTACTCGTCCATCGCGCACGCCGGATTCATCCTCGCGGGTGTCATCGCCACGTCGAAGGAAGGCGTCTCGTCGGTCCTCTTCTACCTGGCCGGCTACTCCTTCGTGACGATCGGCGCCTTCGCCGTGGTCACCCTGGTCCGCGACGCGGGCGGCGAGGCGACCCACCTGTCGAAGTGGGCGGGTCTCGGCCGTCGCTCCCCACTGGTCGCTGCGGTCTTCGCCGTATTCCTCCTGGCCTTCGCCGGCATCCCGCTGACCTCCGGTTTCGCCGGGAAGTTCGCCGTGTTCAAGGCGGCGGCGGACGGTGGCGCGGCGCCGCTGGTCGTGGTCGGTGTGATCTCCTCGGCGATCGCCGCGTTCTTCTACATCCGCGTGATCGTGCTGATGTTCTTCAGCGAGCCGAGGCCGGAGGGTCCCACCGTGGCCGTACCGTCGCCGCTGACCATGGCGGCGATCGCCATGGGCGTGGCGGTGACCCTGGTCCTCGGTGTGGCTCCGCAGTACTTCCTGAACCTGGCGAGCCAGGCGGGAGTCTTCGTGCGCTGA